In a genomic window of Rhodovulum sp. P5:
- the purC gene encoding phosphoribosylaminoimidazolesuccinocarboxamide synthase, with amino-acid sequence MARRKKIYEGKAKILYEGPEPGTIVQYFKDDATAFNAEKHDVIEGKGVLNNRLSEFFMAGLNAIGVPTHFIKRINMREQLVRQVEIIPLEVVVRNVAAGSMTKRLGIEEGTQLPRPIIEFYFKDDALGDPLVTEEHIIAFGWASQQDLDDMVALALRVNDFLSGVMMAVGIKLVDFKIEIGRIWDGDFMRLVVADEISPDSCRLWDVKTGQKLDKDVFRRDLGSLTDAYTEVAKRLGVLPSNVTHATKPTLIN; translated from the coding sequence ATGGCAAGGCGCAAGAAGATCTACGAAGGCAAGGCGAAGATTCTGTACGAAGGCCCCGAACCCGGCACCATCGTGCAGTACTTCAAGGACGACGCCACCGCCTTCAATGCCGAGAAACACGACGTGATCGAGGGCAAGGGGGTTCTGAACAACCGCCTGTCGGAGTTCTTCATGGCCGGCCTGAACGCCATCGGCGTTCCGACCCATTTCATCAAGCGCATCAACATGCGCGAACAGCTTGTCCGCCAGGTGGAGATCATCCCGCTTGAGGTCGTTGTGCGCAACGTCGCTGCGGGCAGCATGACCAAGCGCCTTGGGATCGAGGAGGGCACGCAGTTGCCCCGCCCGATCATCGAGTTCTACTTCAAGGACGATGCCTTGGGCGACCCGCTGGTGACCGAAGAGCATATCATCGCTTTCGGCTGGGCGTCGCAGCAGGATCTGGACGACATGGTCGCGCTGGCGCTTCGCGTGAACGACTTCCTTTCGGGGGTGATGATGGCCGTCGGGATCAAGCTGGTGGACTTCAAGATCGAGATCGGCCGCATCTGGGACGGCGATTTCATGCGCCTTGTCGTGGCCGACGAGATCAGCCCCGACAGTTGCCGCCTGTGGGACGTCAAGACAGGCCAGAAGCTGGACAAGGACGTGTTCCGCCGCGACCTGGGCAGTCTGACCGATGCCTATACCGAGGTGGCGAAACGGCTGGGCGTGCTGCCCTCGAACGTGACGCATGCAACGAAGCCCACGCTGATCAATTGA
- a CDS encoding zinc-dependent alcohol dehydrogenase family protein, with protein sequence MRAALLTGWRKPLDLATVDDPDCPPDGVVLKVLACGICRSDWHSWTGADADVQLPHIPGHEYCGVVEEVGPAVTRWREGDRVIAPFILACGHCPDCAAGNQTICLNQQLPGFTRAGAFAERIAVPFPDTNLSPLPDSMDPALAAALGCRVTTAWQALTGRAALKPGEWLAIFGGGGVGISALLLGRALGARVVVVDVVPAKLDFARNLGADAVIDAREGDAAEAVRFATEGGAHVAVEALGIPETTTGALRSLRKLGRMVQIGMPAGEHTMMELPMDAVYSGQLAVYGTRGMPAWRYPSLLSMIDGGHVDLTPLIARRVALSDASAELAAFDAPAPPGVAVITDFKA encoded by the coding sequence ATGCGCGCCGCGCTTCTGACCGGGTGGCGCAAGCCGCTGGATCTGGCCACGGTCGATGACCCCGACTGCCCGCCCGATGGCGTGGTGCTGAAGGTTCTGGCCTGCGGCATCTGCCGGTCGGATTGGCATAGTTGGACGGGGGCGGACGCCGATGTGCAGTTGCCCCATATTCCCGGTCACGAATACTGCGGTGTGGTCGAAGAGGTCGGGCCGGCGGTCACCCGCTGGCGGGAAGGCGATCGGGTGATCGCCCCGTTCATCCTTGCCTGCGGGCACTGCCCCGATTGCGCGGCGGGGAACCAGACGATCTGCCTGAACCAGCAACTGCCGGGGTTTACGCGCGCCGGGGCCTTTGCCGAACGGATCGCGGTGCCCTTTCCCGATACCAACCTGTCCCCTTTGCCCGATAGCATGGACCCGGCATTGGCCGCGGCGCTGGGGTGCCGGGTGACGACGGCATGGCAGGCGCTGACGGGGCGCGCCGCCCTCAAGCCCGGGGAATGGCTGGCCATTTTCGGCGGGGGCGGTGTCGGTATCTCGGCGCTGCTGCTGGGCCGGGCATTGGGGGCGCGGGTCGTCGTTGTTGACGTGGTGCCCGCGAAACTGGATTTCGCGCGCAACCTTGGCGCCGATGCCGTGATCGATGCGCGCGAGGGCGATGCCGCCGAAGCCGTGCGCTTTGCAACCGAGGGCGGCGCCCATGTCGCGGTGGAGGCGTTGGGCATTCCAGAAACAACCACCGGCGCGCTGCGCAGTTTGCGCAAGCTGGGCCGGATGGTGCAGATCGGCATGCCCGCCGGCGAACACACGATGATGGAATTGCCGATGGACGCGGTCTATTCGGGGCAGCTGGCCGTCTATGGAACCCGTGGCATGCCCGCCTGGCGCTATCCCTCGCTTCTGTCAATGATCGATGGCGGGCATGTGGACCTGACGCCGCTGATCGCGCGCCGCGTCGCGCTGTCGGATGCCAGTGCAGAGCTTGCCGCTTTCGATGCACCCGCCCCGCCGGGCGTGGCCGTCATAACCGATTTCAAGGCCTGA
- the rnd gene encoding ribonuclease D: METLTTTEELAAFCERAARAPYVTIDTEFLRERTYYAKLCLVQLALPGDGDTEGPAVLVDPLADDLSWAPLYELFRNESVVKVFHAARQDLEIFFTEGSVFPEPLFDTQVAAMVCGFGEQVGYETLVRKIAKTSLDKTSRFTDWSRRPLSDAQKSYALADVTHLRAIYEYLAADLERTGRAKWLREELGVLTDPETYIVHPSEAWKRVKTRTNSGKFLVVVQELARFREGYAQSRNIPRNRVFKDDALLELASTKPQNLNDLSRSRLLLREARRGEIAEGIIEAVKTALEADPKDYPKVPKIDAKLQVNPALADLLRVLLKAKSEKAGVAQKLIATSADLDAIAAGRRDVAALRGWREEVFGNDALRLCAGEIALAARGSSVEVVPL, encoded by the coding sequence ATGGAGACACTGACCACTACCGAGGAATTGGCCGCCTTTTGCGAACGCGCCGCCCGCGCCCCCTATGTCACGATCGACACGGAATTTCTGCGCGAACGGACCTATTACGCCAAGCTCTGCCTTGTTCAGCTTGCCCTGCCCGGGGACGGCGACACCGAAGGCCCGGCGGTGCTGGTCGACCCCTTGGCCGACGACCTGTCCTGGGCGCCGTTATACGAGCTTTTCCGAAACGAAAGCGTGGTCAAGGTCTTCCACGCGGCCCGTCAGGATCTTGAGATCTTCTTCACCGAAGGCTCGGTCTTCCCCGAGCCGCTGTTCGACACGCAGGTGGCCGCAATGGTCTGCGGATTCGGAGAGCAGGTGGGTTATGAGACGCTCGTGCGCAAGATCGCGAAGACCAGTCTCGACAAGACATCCCGGTTTACCGACTGGTCGCGGCGGCCCCTGTCGGATGCGCAGAAAAGCTATGCCCTTGCCGATGTCACCCATCTGAGGGCCATCTACGAATACCTTGCTGCCGATCTGGAACGTACGGGTCGGGCCAAATGGCTGCGCGAGGAACTGGGCGTGCTGACCGATCCCGAAACCTATATCGTGCATCCGTCCGAGGCCTGGAAACGGGTCAAGACGCGCACCAATTCCGGCAAGTTCCTGGTCGTCGTGCAGGAATTGGCGCGGTTTCGCGAAGGTTATGCCCAGTCACGCAACATCCCCCGCAACCGGGTGTTCAAGGACGACGCGCTGCTGGAACTGGCGTCGACCAAGCCGCAGAACCTGAACGACCTGTCCCGCTCACGCCTGCTGCTGCGGGAAGCGCGCCGGGGTGAGATTGCCGAGGGGATCATCGAGGCGGTGAAGACCGCGCTGGAGGCCGATCCGAAAGACTATCCCAAGGTTCCCAAGATCGATGCTAAGTTGCAGGTCAATCCGGCCCTGGCAGACCTCTTGCGTGTGCTTCTGAAGGCCAAGTCGGAAAAGGCCGGGGTCGCGCAGAAACTGATTGCGACCTCTGCCGATCTGGATGCCATCGCGGCCGGGCGGCGTGACGTGGCCGCGTTGCGCGGATGGCGGGAAGAGGTGTTCGGCAACGATGCGTTGCGGCTTTGTGCGGGCGAGATCGCGCTTGCGGCCCGTGGCAGTTCGGTCGAGGTCGTGCCTCTTTGA
- the purN gene encoding phosphoribosylglycinamide formyltransferase: MKRVAILISGSGSNMVALVDSMTGDHPARPVLVLSNVPGAGGLEKAAARGVPTTIVDHKPFGKDREAFEAALQAELERAAPDILCLAGFMRVLTPGFVNRWAGRMLNIHPSLLPKYRGLNTHARALEAEDSEAGCSVHEVTAELDGGPILGQARVPILPGDTAETLAARVLPVEHRLYPAVLRRYAQGDRAPVMLG; encoded by the coding sequence TTGAAACGGGTGGCCATCCTGATTTCCGGGTCGGGGTCCAACATGGTCGCGCTGGTCGACAGCATGACCGGTGATCATCCGGCCCGCCCCGTTCTGGTCCTGTCGAACGTCCCCGGTGCGGGTGGTCTGGAAAAGGCCGCGGCCCGCGGCGTGCCGACCACCATCGTCGACCACAAGCCCTTCGGCAAGGATCGCGAGGCGTTCGAGGCCGCGCTTCAGGCCGAGCTGGAGCGCGCCGCGCCCGATATCCTGTGCCTTGCCGGTTTCATGCGTGTGCTGACGCCGGGCTTTGTCAATCGCTGGGCCGGGCGAATGCTGAACATCCACCCGTCCCTTCTGCCGAAATACCGGGGGCTGAACACCCATGCCCGCGCGCTTGAGGCTGAAGACTCCGAGGCTGGGTGCAGCGTGCACGAAGTGACGGCGGAGCTGGACGGCGGACCGATCCTTGGCCAGGCACGGGTGCCGATCCTGCCGGGAGACACGGCCGAGACGCTGGCCGCCCGTGTCCTGCCGGTGGAGCATCGGCTTTATCCGGCGGTGTTGCGCCGATACGCCCAAGGCGACCGCGCGCCGGTCATGCTGGGCTGA
- the purQ gene encoding phosphoribosylformylglycinamidine synthase subunit PurQ, which yields MKAAVLVFPGSNCDRDLAVAFCNAGADVTMVWHKDSSLPAGIDVVGIPGGFSFGDYLRCGAIAARSPITRAVIEHTHRGGYCLGICNGFQVLTETGILPGALMRNAGLKFVCKPVDLTVATADSAFTADYATDQTITIPVAHHDGNYVADADLVERLKGEDRVAFTYRNNPNGSAADIAGILSENRRVLGMMPHPERAAEPAHGNTDGAALFRALIGALTPA from the coding sequence ATGAAAGCCGCCGTTCTCGTTTTCCCCGGCTCCAACTGTGATCGGGACCTTGCCGTGGCCTTTTGCAATGCCGGGGCCGATGTCACCATGGTCTGGCACAAGGACAGCAGCCTGCCCGCGGGAATCGATGTTGTGGGCATTCCCGGCGGATTTTCCTTCGGGGACTACCTGCGTTGCGGGGCGATCGCGGCGCGCTCTCCCATCACGCGCGCGGTGATCGAGCATACCCATCGGGGCGGCTATTGCCTTGGCATTTGCAACGGGTTTCAGGTGCTGACCGAAACCGGCATTCTGCCGGGCGCCCTGATGCGCAATGCGGGTCTGAAATTCGTGTGCAAACCTGTCGACCTGACGGTCGCAACCGCCGACAGCGCGTTCACCGCGGATTATGCGACCGATCAGACGATCACGATTCCCGTGGCCCATCACGACGGCAACTACGTCGCCGACGCCGATCTTGTCGAACGGCTGAAGGGGGAAGACCGCGTGGCCTTTACCTATCGTAACAATCCCAACGGGTCCGCTGCCGATATCGCCGGTATCCTGAGCGAGAACCGCCGCGTTCTGGGGATGATGCCGCATCCCGAACGCGCTGCCGAACCGGCACATGGCAACACCGACGGGGCGGCGCTTTTCCGCGCGTTGATCGGCGCGTTGACGCCCGCCTGA
- a CDS encoding IS1634 family transposase, whose protein sequence is MFTRITESGGRRYLQIVESFRNEAGKPRLRVVANLGRVDGMKDGQLDALIRGLSRAAGRVEPEKAEITYEAARSYGDVFALHELWKDLGFDHALGRALRSGKRKVDVEALVRAMVFNRLCDPTSKLGCLRWLETVAMPAMPDTVTHQHLLRAMDALMDHAERVEMELARQIRPLVDRDLAVVFYDLTTVRIHGDGEVDDDLRAYGMNKETGGIARQFVLGVVQTADGLPLMHTVHPGNVGETKTLQGMLQTVLQRFPVQRVILVADRGLLSLENIDELTALADQDDRKLEFILAVPARRYADLVETFRGLAFDEGGLAESNFAGHRLIVAHDPVRAADQSERRRARIAELEAQAEKMVAKLDAQDDGQTARGRRASDRGAYSRFTRAVAEAELTRFLKADLQADRFSYSIDEDAVARAELFDGKLALLTNAPDLTPTATVTRYKSLADIERGFRVLKSDIEIAPVHHRLPDRIRAHALICFLALVLYRVMRMRLKAKGHDASPRTALDMLARIHRHEARIADRKLDGLTTPTPEQLDLFDTLNLPKPA, encoded by the coding sequence ATGTTCACGCGCATCACCGAGAGCGGCGGGCGTCGCTATCTGCAGATTGTCGAGTCCTTCCGTAACGAGGCGGGCAAGCCCCGGCTGCGCGTCGTGGCCAATCTGGGGCGCGTGGACGGGATGAAGGATGGCCAGCTCGATGCGCTGATCCGGGGGCTCAGTCGCGCCGCGGGTCGGGTCGAGCCCGAGAAGGCCGAGATCACCTACGAGGCGGCGCGCAGCTATGGCGACGTCTTTGCCCTGCACGAGTTGTGGAAGGACCTTGGTTTCGATCATGCCCTCGGCCGTGCGCTGCGTTCCGGCAAGCGGAAAGTCGACGTGGAGGCGCTGGTCCGCGCCATGGTGTTCAATCGGTTGTGCGACCCCACAAGCAAGCTGGGCTGCCTGCGCTGGCTGGAAACGGTCGCGATGCCCGCGATGCCGGACACCGTCACGCATCAACATCTGCTCCGCGCCATGGATGCGCTGATGGACCATGCCGAGCGGGTCGAGATGGAACTGGCCAGACAAATCCGTCCGCTGGTCGATCGGGACCTGGCCGTGGTCTTCTACGACCTGACCACGGTGCGCATCCATGGCGACGGAGAGGTTGACGACGACCTCCGCGCCTATGGCATGAACAAGGAAACCGGTGGCATCGCCCGGCAATTCGTGCTCGGCGTCGTGCAAACCGCCGACGGCCTGCCGCTCATGCACACGGTCCACCCCGGCAATGTCGGGGAGACGAAAACCCTGCAGGGCATGCTGCAGACGGTGTTGCAGCGGTTTCCCGTGCAGCGTGTCATCCTGGTCGCCGACCGTGGCCTGCTCAGCCTTGAAAACATCGACGAACTGACCGCCCTGGCCGATCAGGACGACCGCAAGCTGGAGTTCATCCTCGCCGTCCCCGCCCGTCGCTATGCCGATCTGGTCGAGACCTTTCGGGGCCTTGCCTTCGACGAAGGCGGCCTGGCGGAAAGCAATTTTGCCGGCCATCGCCTGATCGTCGCCCATGATCCCGTTCGAGCCGCCGACCAATCCGAACGACGTCGCGCCCGCATCGCCGAACTTGAAGCCCAGGCCGAAAAGATGGTCGCCAAGCTCGATGCGCAAGACGACGGCCAGACGGCGCGGGGCCGCCGCGCCTCCGACCGCGGCGCCTATAGCCGCTTCACGCGCGCCGTGGCCGAGGCCGAACTGACCCGGTTCCTCAAGGCAGACCTGCAGGCCGACCGGTTCAGCTACAGCATCGACGAAGACGCCGTCGCCCGAGCCGAACTCTTCGACGGCAAGCTCGCCCTGCTGACCAATGCCCCCGACCTGACGCCGACCGCAACCGTGACCCGCTACAAGTCGCTGGCCGATATCGAACGCGGCTTCCGCGTCCTGAAATCCGATATCGAGATCGCCCCCGTCCACCATCGGCTGCCCGACCGCATCCGCGCCCACGCGCTGATCTGCTTTCTCGCCCTCGTCCTCTACCGCGTCATGCGCATGCGGCTGAAGGCAAAAGGACATGACGCCAGCCCACGAACCGCCCTCGACATGCTCGCGCGCATCCACCGCCACGAAGCCCGGATCGCCGACCGAAAGCTCGACGGCCTCACCACCCCGACCCCCGAACAACTGGACCTCTTCGACACCCTGAACCTGCCAAAACCCGCCTGA
- a CDS encoding ATP-binding protein → MTTKRTRRDRSLRARRTWRLRLALSLLVALAVATVWVTNNWLTERFTESTRNRAQVRLALYSGNVVSELQRASVVPLLLSRDPTLIGALTSGDFSQSSQRLISYVDEIGAASLQLLDESGRVVAATDRNRIGTNLRNAPFFVDALRSNDTVFITSRTEAGAFSFTYSRSITLDRKLAGVIVVGVDLAQFEWRWAGISDAIIVTNSEGKIILATEPRWRGRTVEEALAARSAPSAISRALQATADWGALPPDAYLMGQAVMRNEARIPFRGWRIISFTSYVSIRDRVNAVLAMEIMGFAILLALTFYLLSRRAQRRTLGLQRETAELRQLNARLQREIAERERAERNLEVAEQTLAQSSKLAALGEMSAAVSHELNQPLAAMKTYLAGARLLLQRRRAEEALSSFQRIDDLIERMGAITRQLKSYARKGGDALEPLDMRTSVSGALSMMEPQLKRRQVTITRTLPREPVMVMADRIRLEQVIINLLRNALDATRKVADPQVDLILSAGETAVLTVRDNGHGIEDIDSLFEPFYTTKAPGDGVGLGLAISSGIVGDLGGRLTARNGRERGAVFEVQLPILTQDNKAAE, encoded by the coding sequence ATGACGACGAAGCGAACCAGACGTGACCGCAGCCTGAGGGCGCGCCGGACGTGGCGGCTGCGTCTGGCGTTGTCGCTTCTGGTGGCGCTGGCCGTCGCCACCGTCTGGGTGACCAATAACTGGCTGACAGAACGCTTCACCGAATCGACCCGGAACCGCGCACAGGTGCGCCTGGCGCTTTATTCCGGCAACGTCGTCAGCGAGTTGCAGCGTGCCTCTGTCGTGCCGCTGCTGCTGTCGCGCGACCCCACGCTGATCGGCGCGCTGACATCGGGCGACTTTTCGCAAAGCTCGCAACGGCTGATTTCCTATGTGGACGAGATCGGCGCGGCGTCGCTCCAGCTGCTTGACGAAAGCGGCCGGGTGGTCGCCGCGACCGACCGCAACCGGATCGGGACCAACTTGCGCAACGCACCCTTCTTCGTCGATGCGCTGCGGTCCAACGATACCGTCTTCATCACCTCGCGGACCGAGGCCGGGGCCTTCAGCTTTACCTATTCCCGGTCGATCACGCTGGACCGCAAGCTTGCAGGCGTGATCGTCGTGGGTGTCGACCTTGCGCAATTCGAGTGGCGATGGGCCGGGATTTCCGACGCCATCATCGTCACCAACAGCGAGGGGAAGATCATCCTTGCGACCGAACCGCGTTGGCGTGGCCGCACGGTCGAGGAAGCCCTGGCGGCGCGGTCGGCGCCCTCGGCCATCTCTCGCGCGCTTCAGGCGACGGCCGATTGGGGTGCGCTGCCGCCCGATGCCTATCTGATGGGGCAGGCGGTGATGCGGAACGAGGCGCGCATCCCCTTCCGCGGTTGGCGCATCATCTCCTTTACCTCCTATGTGTCGATCCGCGACAGGGTCAACGCGGTCTTGGCGATGGAGATCATGGGCTTCGCCATCCTGCTGGCGCTGACCTTCTACCTGTTGTCGCGCCGGGCACAGCGCCGGACCCTGGGGCTTCAACGGGAAACCGCGGAATTGCGCCAGTTGAACGCCCGCCTTCAGCGCGAGATTGCCGAGCGCGAACGCGCCGAACGCAACCTGGAAGTGGCCGAGCAGACATTGGCGCAAAGCTCCAAGCTTGCCGCGCTGGGTGAGATGTCGGCGGCGGTCAGCCACGAACTGAACCAGCCGCTTGCGGCGATGAAGACCTATCTGGCCGGGGCGCGGCTGTTGCTTCAGCGTCGCCGGGCAGAAGAGGCGCTGTCCTCCTTCCAGCGGATCGATGACCTGATCGAACGGATGGGCGCGATCACGAGGCAACTGAAAAGCTATGCCCGGAAAGGCGGCGATGCGCTGGAACCGCTGGACATGCGGACCTCCGTCTCGGGCGCCCTGTCGATGATGGAGCCGCAACTTAAGCGCCGGCAGGTCACCATCACGCGAACCCTCCCGCGAGAGCCGGTGATGGTCATGGCCGATCGCATCCGGCTGGAACAGGTGATCATCAACCTGTTGCGTAATGCGCTGGACGCCACGCGCAAGGTCGCCGATCCGCAGGTCGACCTGATCCTGTCAGCGGGGGAAACCGCGGTTCTGACCGTGCGCGATAACGGCCATGGGATCGAGGACATCGACAGCCTGTTCGAACCTTTTTACACCACCAAGGCCCCCGGCGACGGCGTCGGCCTCGGCCTCGCGATCTCCTCGGGTATCGTGGGCGATCTGGGCGGGCGCTTGACCGCGCGCAACGGGCGGGAGCGTGGCGCGGTGTTCGAGGTTCAGCTTCCCATTCTCACACAAGACAACAAAGCCGCAGAGTGA
- a CDS encoding sigma-54 dependent transcriptional regulator, which translates to MPQAMKISIVDDEQDMRQSISQWLALSGFETATFASAEDALKEIGADYAGVVVTDIKMPGMDGLAFLKKLMSLDSGLPVIMITGHGDVPMAVEAMRIGAYDFLEKPFNPDRMTELAKRASQARRLTLDNRALRRELGDGTVLVKKLIGSSSVMERLREDILDLGQADGHVLIDGETGTGKTLVAHALHAVGPRASKKFVQIACAGFEPEALAGRLFGPVEEGGVLPAVEEARGGTLCLEDIEALSPALQARLLTFINEQGSPPETRIIAVSNLQEQDKSCEDVLRPDLYYRLAAMKITLPPLRSRGDDIVTLFNRMSEQFAEEYGCDIPEVGAQEAAQLMQAPWPGNVRQLINIAERAVLQNRRGSGTIASLLMADNEAVQPVMTTEGKPLKEYVEAFERMLIDNTMRRHKGSIAAVMEELCLPRRTLNEKMAKYGLSRSDYLG; encoded by the coding sequence ATGCCCCAGGCCATGAAGATTTCCATAGTCGATGACGAGCAGGACATGCGCCAGTCGATCAGCCAGTGGCTGGCCCTGAGCGGGTTCGAGACCGCCACCTTCGCCTCTGCCGAGGATGCGCTGAAGGAAATCGGTGCCGATTATGCGGGCGTGGTCGTCACCGATATCAAGATGCCGGGGATGGACGGTCTGGCCTTCCTCAAGAAGCTGATGAGCCTCGATTCCGGTCTGCCGGTGATCATGATCACCGGCCATGGCGACGTGCCCATGGCGGTGGAGGCGATGCGGATCGGCGCCTATGATTTCCTTGAGAAACCCTTCAATCCCGACCGGATGACGGAACTGGCAAAGCGCGCCAGCCAGGCCCGGCGATTGACCCTCGACAACCGGGCGCTGCGCCGGGAACTGGGCGACGGCACCGTTCTGGTCAAGAAGCTGATCGGCTCGTCCTCGGTGATGGAACGGCTGCGGGAGGATATCCTCGACCTCGGTCAGGCCGACGGCCATGTGCTGATCGATGGAGAGACCGGCACCGGCAAGACACTGGTCGCCCATGCCCTGCACGCGGTGGGGCCGCGGGCGTCCAAGAAGTTCGTCCAGATCGCCTGCGCGGGGTTCGAGCCCGAGGCGCTTGCCGGGCGGCTGTTCGGACCGGTGGAGGAAGGCGGCGTGCTGCCCGCGGTGGAGGAAGCCCGCGGCGGAACCCTTTGCCTTGAGGATATCGAGGCGCTGTCGCCCGCGCTTCAGGCCCGTCTTCTGACCTTCATCAACGAGCAGGGCAGCCCGCCGGAAACCCGGATCATCGCCGTGTCGAACCTGCAGGAACAGGACAAGAGCTGTGAGGACGTTCTGCGCCCCGATCTCTACTACCGTCTGGCGGCGATGAAGATCACCCTGCCGCCGCTCCGCTCCCGCGGGGACGATATCGTGACGCTCTTCAACCGCATGTCAGAACAGTTCGCCGAGGAATACGGCTGCGATATCCCCGAGGTCGGCGCGCAGGAAGCCGCGCAACTGATGCAGGCGCCCTGGCCGGGCAATGTCCGGCAACTGATCAACATCGCCGAACGGGCGGTTCTGCAAAACCGCCGTGGGTCGGGCACCATCGCCAGCCTTCTGATGGCGGACAACGAGGCCGTGCAACCGGTGATGACCACCGAAGGCAAGCCCCTGAAGGAATATGTCGAGGCGTTTGAGCGGATGCTGATCGACAACACCATGCGCCGCCACAAGGGCTCCATCGCCGCGGTGATGGAAGAACTGTGCCTGCCGCGCCGGACCCTGAACGAGAAGATGGCCAAATACGGGCTGAGCCGGTCGGATTATCTGGGGTAG
- the purS gene encoding phosphoribosylformylglycinamidine synthase subunit PurS: MKARVHVMLKDGVLDPQGQAVQHALGTLGFDGVEEVRQGKVIDLELADTDAEAARARLGEMCEKLLANTVIERYDIEIG; the protein is encoded by the coding sequence ATGAAGGCCCGGGTGCATGTGATGCTGAAAGACGGCGTGCTCGATCCGCAGGGACAGGCGGTGCAGCATGCCCTTGGCACGCTTGGTTTCGACGGGGTGGAAGAGGTGCGGCAGGGCAAGGTGATCGACCTTGAACTGGCCGACACCGATGCCGAGGCCGCGCGCGCAAGGCTGGGTGAGATGTGCGAGAAGCTGCTCGCCAACACGGTGATCGAGCGTTACGACATCGAGATCGGGTAA
- the purM gene encoding phosphoribosylformylglycinamidine cyclo-ligase, whose translation MTEPKTGLTYAQAGVDIDAGNALVERIKPAAMRTARPGVIAGLGGFGALFDLRAAGYSDPVLVAATDGVGTKLRIAIDTGEVSGVGIDLVAMCVNDLVCQGAEPLFFLDYFATGKLSVEAAAQVVEGIAEGCARAGCALIGGETAEMPGMYADGDFDLAGFAVGAMERGCDLPAGVAEGDVLLGLASDGVHSNGYSLVRKVVEVAGLSWDAPAPFADGPLGAALLTPTRLYVKPALAAIRAGGVHALAHITGGGLTENLPRVLPEGLGAEIDLSAWEMPPVFRWLAETAGMDEAEVLKTFNAGVGMVLAVAPDRAEALTDLLTGAGETVVRIGRVVPGQGVSYSGRLL comes from the coding sequence ATGACCGAACCCAAGACGGGCCTGACCTATGCGCAGGCGGGTGTGGATATCGACGCTGGCAATGCGCTGGTGGAGCGGATCAAGCCCGCGGCCATGCGCACCGCCCGGCCCGGCGTGATTGCGGGGCTGGGGGGCTTTGGCGCACTGTTCGATTTGCGCGCGGCGGGCTATAGCGACCCGGTGCTGGTGGCCGCGACCGACGGGGTGGGCACCAAGCTGCGCATCGCCATCGACACCGGCGAAGTGTCGGGCGTCGGCATCGACCTTGTCGCCATGTGCGTCAACGATCTGGTCTGCCAGGGGGCGGAGCCGCTCTTCTTCCTCGACTATTTCGCAACCGGCAAGCTGTCGGTCGAGGCCGCGGCGCAGGTGGTCGAGGGCATCGCCGAGGGGTGTGCGCGCGCGGGCTGTGCCCTGATCGGGGGCGAGACGGCCGAGATGCCGGGCATGTATGCGGATGGCGATTTCGACCTTGCCGGCTTCGCCGTGGGCGCGATGGAGCGGGGGTGCGATTTGCCCGCGGGTGTGGCTGAGGGCGATGTGTTGCTGGGGCTGGCCTCGGACGGGGTGCATTCCAACGGCTACTCGCTCGTCCGCAAGGTGGTGGAGGTCGCGGGGCTGTCATGGGACGCGCCGGCGCCTTTCGCCGATGGCCCGCTGGGCGCGGCACTGCTGACGCCCACGCGACTCTATGTCAAACCCGCGCTGGCGGCGATCCGGGCGGGCGGGGTGCATGCGCTGGCCCATATCACCGGCGGCGGACTGACAGAAAACCTGCCCCGCGTCCTGCCCGAGGGGCTGGGGGCCGAAATCGACCTGTCCGCATGGGAGATGCCGCCGGTCTTCCGCTGGCTGGCAGAGACTGCGGGCATGGACGAGGCGGAGGTTCTGAAAACCTTCAACGCCGGGGTCGGCATGGTGCTGGCCGTTGCACCTGACCGGGCCGAGGCGCTGACCGACCTTCTGACCGGCGCGGGCGAGACTGTGGTCCGCATCGGCCGGGTCGTGCCGGGGCAGGGGGTCAGCTATTCCGGGCGGCTGCTTTGA